The following proteins are co-located in the Apium graveolens cultivar Ventura chromosome 5, ASM990537v1, whole genome shotgun sequence genome:
- the LOC141661486 gene encoding early nodulin-like protein 7, with translation MASVHGSHAGFNFCCFIVLILVIVIGTIVSPVSAVEEFKVGDVDGWRQPDINHTEVYTLWAATKRFHVGDLLRFEYRNDSVLVVDKWAYYHCNVTSPSSVFTDGNTTISLDNVGPLYFISGDTEHCQNGQRLAVQVMPLPPQSPPPSSPPQYPEPESEDSPTPSPVSTLNAATHALSVSKMLPSSALVTTFIALLWHSG, from the exons ATGGCTTCTGTTCATGGTTCACATGCTGGTTTCAACTTTTGTTGCTTCATTGTACTAATTCTTGTCATAGTAATCGGCACAATCGTTTCTCCTGTCAGCGCGGTGGAGGAATTCAAAGTCGGTGATGTAGATGGTTGGCGACAACCCGATATAAACCACACTGAAGTTTACACTCTGTGGGCTGCAACAAAGCGCTTTCATGTCGGAGATTTACTTC GTTTTGAGTACAGAAATGATTCGGTGCTGGTGGTGGATAAATGGGCGTATTATCATTGCAATGTAACTAGTCCATCTTCTGTGTTCACCGATGGTAACACAACTATAAGTCTTGATAATGTTGGACCTCTGTACTTCATAAGTGGTGATACTGAGCATTGTCAGAACGGGCAGCGTTTAGCGGTTCAAGTGATGCCTCTGCCCCCACAATCTCCCCCTCCATCATCTCCTCCTCAGTATCCGGAGCCTGAATCAGAGGATTCTCCAACACCGTCTCCGGTTTCAACTTTAAACGCAGCCACACATGCACTTTCTGTTTCCAAGATGTTGCCATCTTCGGCCCTCGTTACAACTTTCATAGCTTTGTTATGGCACTCTGGTTAG